The Xiphophorus hellerii strain 12219 chromosome 22, Xiphophorus_hellerii-4.1, whole genome shotgun sequence genome has a window encoding:
- the hint1 gene encoding adenosine 5'-monophosphoramidase HINT1 translates to MAEETAKAQVAQPGGDTIFGKIIRKEIPVDLLYEDDQCVAFNDISPQAPTHILVVPKKPIVQLSQAEEVDAALLGHLLIVSKKVAQNAGLSKGYRIIINDGPDGGQSVYHIHVHVLGGRCMGWPPG, encoded by the exons ATGGCCGAAGAAACGGCGAAAGCGCAGGTTGCCCAGCCGGGTGGAGACACAATATTTGGAAAAATCATCCGCAAAGAAATTCCTGTCGACCTGCTTTATGAAGACGATCAG TGTGTTGCCTTCAATGACATTTCTCCACAAGCTCCGACTCACATCCTGGTGGTCCCTAAGAAACCAATTGTTCAGCTGTCGCAAGCCGAGGAAGTCGACGCTGCA TTGTTGGGCCACTTGCTGATCGTTTCAAAGAAGGTCGCTCAAAATGCAGGCCTGTCAAAGGGCTACCGGATCATCATCAACGACGGGCCTGATGGAGGCCAGTCTGTCTACCACATCCACGTCCATGTGTTGGGTGGACGCTGTATGGGATGGCCCCCAGGCtaa
- the lyrm7 gene encoding complex III assembly factor LYRM7, whose amino-acid sequence MGTRLKVLSVFKKLHRTRMDVFREDERALTAAKLKINEEFKKNKNETSEENIEKMIKMGSDVEAVLRETVLQVEHVAENKLLLRPREGVLLENVPYCDEPRKKS is encoded by the exons ATGGGGACTCGTTTGAAG GTCCTAAGCGTGTTTAAAAAGCTGCACAGAACAAGAATGGATGTATTCAGAGAGGATGAAAGAGCTTTGACAG ctgcaaagTTAAAGATCAACGAGGagttcaagaaaaacaaaaatgaaacgtCAGAGGAAAACATCGAAAAG ATGATTAAAATGGGCTCTGATGTGGAAGCTGTTCTTCGTGAGACGGTGCTGCAAGTGGAACACGTTGCAGAAAACAAGCTCT TGCTTCGACCTAGAGAGGGTGTACTGTTGGAAAATGTGCCCTATTGTGATGAACCCAGAAAAAAATCATGA
- the dync2li1 gene encoding cytoplasmic dynein 2 light intermediate chain 1 produces the protein MAKMSSDTLWELAAAEVQRQESGAGEGDGGETVCERSVFLIGSKTGGKTSILLRCLERDEPPKPTLALEYTFGRRAKGHNTPKDIAHLWELGGGTSLSDLIQIPITPDSIRSLSFVLVLDLSKPNALWGTMEKLLNAAQAHVGKVFSEAQKSKPGGKRQKAAHPAARVLPKDYPDRELISPFPIPLLIIGSKYDLFQDFDSDEKKVIRKTLRFLAHYYAASLIFTSIKSESLMSKTKSFFSHLAFGLDRGKTVSCDSGKPLIIPAGSDSFSQIGSPPSTDIDITSLHAKNPKDLWKKVYERVFPSESHSEQRELKDPAKDPQYSEPQIDAMRAQKDQELEQYKRNAAKSWKELQLET, from the exons ATGGCAAAAATGAG TTCAGACACGCTTTGGGAGCTGGCAGCGGCGGAGGTCCAGAGGCAGGAGAGCGGAGCTGGAGAGGGGGACGGAGGAGAGACGGTCTGTGAAAGGAGTGTGTTTCTGATAGGGAGCAAAACTGGG GGTAAAACGTCAATCCTCCTCAGATGTCTGGAGAG AGATGAGCCACCAAAGCCAACTCTAGCACTGGAGTATACGTTTGGCAGGCGGGCCAAGGGACACAACACA CCCAAAGATATAGCCCACCTGTGGGAACTGGGAGGGGGAACCTCTCTCTCAGACCTCATCCAGATCCCCATCACTCCAGACAGTATAAG GTCTCTTTCTTTTGTGCTCGTTCTGGACCTGTCCAAACCCAACGCTCTGTGGGGAACCATGGAGAAACTTCTGAATGCAGCTCAAGCTCATGTGGGAAAAGTCTTTTCTGAGGCACAGAAGTCCAAACCTGGAGGCAAACGGCAGAAGGCTGCTCACCCAGCAGCTCGGGTCTTACCAAAAGATTATCCA GACAGAGAGCTGATCAGTCCTTTTCCCATCCCACTGCTCATCATCGGCAGCAAATATGACCTCTTTCAG GACTTTGACTCTGACGAGAAGAAAGTTATTAGAAAAACCCTCCGTTTTCTTGCCCACTATTACGCAGCCTCTCTGATT TTCACTAGCATTAAATCAGAGAGCCTCATGTCCAAAACCAAGAGCTTCTTCTCACATCTGGCGTTTGGTCTGGACAGAGG GAAAACTGTGTCCTGTGACTCAGGTAAACCTCTCATCATCCCAGCTGGCTCTGACTCTTTCAGCCAAATAG GGTCGCCTCCTTCAACTGACATCGACATAACGTCTCTACATGCCAAAAACCCAAAAGATCTGTGGAAGAAAGTGTACGAGCGAGTCTTTCCCAGTGAG AGCCACAGTGAGCAGAGAGAGCTGAAAGATCCAGCCAAAGACCCACAGTACAGTGAGCCTCAAATTGATGCAATGAGAGCACAAAAAGATCAG GAGTTGGAGCAGTATAAGAGAAATGCAGCGAAGTCATGGAAAGAACTGCAGCTGGAGACATAA
- the abcg5 gene encoding ATP-binding cassette sub-family G member 5, whose amino-acid sequence MNRFYSLEAAEPREETKAAGSFKFVSEAKRDVWREGGEGRSEPSCCLGVRNISYTVSERVGQWWDLPSCRKRWTRQILNDVSFHVDSGQIMGILGNSGSGKTTLLDAIAGRIGSSGTLLGEVFINGRKLKREEYQDCFSYVLQSDNLLSYLTVEETLTYTAQLALQKHSVEAIKKKVSAVMAELSLSHVAHSVIGGRIFPGISGGERRRVSIASQLLQDPRVILLDEPTTGLDSMTANQIVVLLAELARRNRIVIVTIHQPRSELFWVFSRIAIMSRGELVFCGQPEEMVDFFSQCGYECPEYCNPFDIYVDFTSVDTRSSEREAATFSRMHEITSSYQRSAIFQNMLDKMEQSLQISDKPAIPFKNKESPNCAAKLGVLVRRTVRNLSRDRIGVIMRLSQNLIYGFFVAFFVIHLDMDATKGAVQDRIGMIYQCVAASPYTGMLNAVSLFPALRAISDQESQDGLYSKWQMFLAYIVHILPFSVLSVVIFSSFIYWTVGMHPETWRFLCFTAVVLVPHITGELLTVVLLGVVQDPNMVNTGMALLNIAGILVGSGFLRSTEQMPVVFQWLSYLTFQKYGCELLIVTEFLDLEFSCNGTKSLPGECVITSGDQIIDMGYPGALSRYTLDFVLLYSFLPALVVMGIISFRIRDKLIRH is encoded by the exons ATGAACAGATTTTATTCCCTGGAGGCGGCGGAGCCACGGGAGGAGACGAAAGCTGCGGGGTCGTTCAAGTTCGTGTCCGAGGCGAAGAGAGACGTGTGGAGGGAAGGCGGAGAGGGGAGGTCGGAGCCGTCCTGTTGTCTCGGTGTCAGAAACATTTCCTACACTGTCAG tgAGCGTGTTGGACAATGGTGGGACTTGCCCTCCTGCAGGAAGAGATGGACCCGTCAGATCCTCAATGATGTCTCTTTCCACGTAGACAGCGGGCAGATCatgggcattctgggtaattcAG GCTCGGGGAAAACAACACTGTTGGACGCTATTGCTGGCCGGATCGGTAGCTCCGGCACCCTGCTGGGTGAGGTCTTCATCAACGGCAGAAAACTGAAGAGGGAAGAATATCAGGACTGTTTCTCCTAtgtcttgcag aGTGATAACTTGCTGAGTTATTTGACAGTGGAGGAGACCCTGACTTACACTGCCCAGCTGGCCCTGCAGAAACACTCAGTGGAGGCCATCAAGAAAAAG GTGTCGGCAGTGATGGCTGAGTTGAGTCTCAGTCACGTGGCGCACAGTGTTATTGGAGGGCGAATTTTCCCTGGGATCTCTGGTGGTGAGAGACGGAGGGTCTCCATCGCCAGCCAGTTACTCCAGGATCCAA GGGTGATCTTGCTGGATGAGCCAACCACCGGCCTGGACAGCATGACGGCCAATCAGATCGTGGTGCTGCTGGCAGAGCTGGCTAGGAGGAACCGCATCGTCATAGTAACCATCCATCAGCCACGCTCGGAGCTCTTCTGG GTGTTCAGCAGGATCGCCATAATGAGTCGGGGAGAGCTGGTGTTTTGTGGTCAGCCGGAGGAAATGGTGGATTTCTTCAGCCAGTGTGGATATGAGTGCCCAGAGTACTGCAACCCTTTTGATATCTATG TCGACTTCACCTCTGTGGACACGCGCAGCAGCGAGAGGGAGGCCGCCACTTTCAGTCGGATGCACGAGATTACGTCGTCCTATCAGAGGTCTGCCATCTTCCAGAACATGCTGGACAAAATGGAGCAGAGCCTGCAGATCTCAGACAAACCTGCCATcccctttaaaaacaaagagtcACCCAACTGCGCTGCCAAGCTTGGAGTTCTGGTTAG GCGAACAGTCCGAAACCTCTCCAGAGACAGGATTGGTGTGATCATGCGTCTGTCCCAGAACCTGATCTACGGTTTCTTTGTGGCCTTCTTCGTCATCCATCTAGACATGGATGCGACCAAGGGTGCAGTGCAGGACCGAATAGGAATGATCTATCAGTGTGTGGCTGCTTCGCCTTATACTGGCATGCTCAATGCTGTTTCTCTCT TCCCTGCGCTGCGAGCCATCAGTGATCAGGAGAGTCAGGACGGCCTGTACAGTAAATGGCAAATGTTCTTGGCCTACATCGTCCACATCTTGCCCTTCAGCGTCCTGAGTGTCGTCATCTTCAGCTCCTTTATTTACTG GACGGTGGGGATGCACCCGGAGACGTGGcgctttttgtgttttactgctGTAGTTCTTGTTCCCCATATAACAG GGGAGTTGTTGACAGTGGTTCTGCTAGGAGTGGTCCAGGACCCTAACATGGTCAATACTGGGATGGCTTTACTTAACATTGCAGGAATCCTGGTGGGATCTGGTTTCCTCAG aagcacagagcagaTGCCGGTGGTATTTCAGTGGCTCAGTTACCTCACTTTCCAGAAATACGGCTGCGAACTTCTCATCGTCACAGAGTTCCTCGATCTGGAGTTCAGCTgca ACGGAACCAAATCCTTACCAGGAGAATGTGTGATCACTTCAGGGGATCAGATCATTGACATGGGCTACCCCGGTGCTTTGTCGCGGTACACACTAGACTTTGTTCTCCTCTACTCCTTCCTCCCTGCTTTGGTTGTGATGGGAATTATCAGTTTCAGGATCAGGGATAAACTCATCCGCcactaa